The following are encoded in a window of Vicinamibacterales bacterium genomic DNA:
- a CDS encoding DUF1015 family protein, translating to MASIRSFRALRAVPDTASRVASPPYDVMNVDEARELARGEPLSFLRVSRAELELPSETDPYADAVYVRAAEKFLEIRVSAPLVTEAEPSLYCYRLQTASHEQTGLTACYSLDEYDRGLIKRHEHTRLDKRADRTRHLTELGAQTGLVLLTYRATAEIDLLTESVCAGIPLFDFKASDNVRHTVWRVPPADVDPLVKAFEAVSALYVADGHHRMASASLARDEFVRQGRPTVPVEADTVIATAFPHNQVRILPYNRIVQDLQGQSPQEFLDQLKAKLSLRLGQPMPARAGEVAMYLDGTWYNVKLTEGGHSVDRADSLDVARLHRDILAPFLGIGDIRRDSRIDFVGGSLGAAVLQKRVDQGEAAVAFSMFPVTVDDLMTIADEGSIMPPKSTWFEPKLRDGLLIHLVV from the coding sequence ATGGCCTCGATCCGTTCGTTTCGGGCTCTCCGGGCTGTGCCAGATACCGCGTCGCGGGTTGCGTCGCCACCTTACGACGTCATGAATGTCGACGAAGCTCGCGAGTTGGCACGTGGCGAGCCACTAAGTTTCCTGCGCGTGTCACGTGCTGAGCTTGAACTGCCGTCTGAGACTGATCCGTATGCTGACGCGGTTTACGTGCGAGCAGCCGAAAAGTTTCTAGAGATTCGCGTTTCGGCACCACTGGTAACTGAAGCGGAGCCATCCCTGTACTGCTATCGCTTACAAACTGCCAGCCACGAGCAAACGGGGTTAACAGCGTGCTATTCGCTGGACGAGTACGACCGAGGATTGATTAAGCGGCATGAACACACACGTTTGGACAAGAGGGCTGACCGCACCCGACACCTAACTGAATTGGGAGCGCAAACCGGACTAGTTTTGCTCACCTATCGAGCGACCGCGGAGATCGATTTACTCACGGAATCAGTTTGTGCGGGTATCCCGCTCTTCGACTTCAAGGCGTCGGATAATGTGCGACACACAGTTTGGCGAGTTCCGCCGGCGGATGTCGATCCACTGGTGAAAGCGTTTGAGGCCGTATCAGCTCTCTACGTTGCGGATGGTCACCATCGAATGGCGAGTGCTAGCCTCGCACGTGATGAGTTTGTGCGTCAGGGTCGGCCGACGGTGCCAGTAGAGGCCGATACGGTTATAGCTACAGCCTTTCCGCACAATCAAGTCCGCATCTTGCCTTACAACCGTATTGTTCAGGATCTACAAGGGCAGTCGCCTCAGGAGTTCCTTGATCAGCTTAAGGCAAAATTATCTCTACGACTTGGGCAACCCATGCCGGCTAGGGCTGGCGAGGTAGCGATGTATCTCGACGGCACCTGGTACAACGTAAAGTTAACGGAGGGTGGTCACTCGGTGGATCGTGCGGATTCCCTAGATGTGGCGCGACTTCATCGGGACATCTTGGCTCCATTTCTTGGTATCGGGGACATTCGCAGGGACTCGCGTATCGACTTTGTTGGCGGTAGCCTGGGGGCAGCAGTACTGCAGAAGCGCGTGGATCAAGGTGAGGCGGCAGTGGCGTTCTCCATGTTTCCGGTCACCGTCGATGACCTGATGACGATCGCTGATGAGGGCAGCATCATGCCCCCAAAGTCCACGTGGTTTGAACCGAAGCTACGTGATGGGCTATTGATTCATTTGGTTGTATGA